The following are from one region of the Polyangiaceae bacterium genome:
- the amrS gene encoding AmmeMemoRadiSam system radical SAM enzyme, whose protein sequence is MTGSGQAAVGRWQHFEGERLQCDLCPRHCRLQDGQRAFCFVRQRQGDDIVLTSFGAATGFCIDPIEKKPLNHFYPGSSVLSFGTAGCNLGCRFCQNWDISKARDVARLSERALPERIAAAARSNGCQSVAFTYNDPVIFAEYAIDTAVACREQGVKSVAVSAGYISDLAREPFFAAMDAANIDLKAFTERFYQKLCFAELGPVLDTLRYIKHETRCWLEVTTLLIPGENDSEGEVEQLAGWVYEHLGADVPLHFSAFHPDYKLTGPERTPAETCLRARDQAKAIGLHHVYCGNIHQPESQSTYCPRCQARLIERDWYALGEYAVASGDEATGACSHCGEPIAGRFATEAGAWGRRRLPIRIE, encoded by the coding sequence ATGACAGGCAGCGGGCAGGCGGCGGTTGGTCGATGGCAGCACTTCGAGGGCGAGCGCCTGCAGTGCGATCTGTGTCCGCGCCACTGTCGCCTTCAGGATGGGCAGCGTGCCTTCTGCTTCGTGCGCCAGCGCCAGGGCGACGACATCGTGCTCACGAGCTTTGGCGCGGCGACCGGCTTCTGCATCGACCCAATCGAGAAGAAGCCGCTCAATCACTTCTATCCAGGGTCCAGCGTGCTGTCGTTCGGCACCGCGGGGTGCAACCTCGGCTGTCGCTTCTGCCAGAACTGGGACATCAGCAAGGCGCGAGACGTCGCGCGGCTCTCGGAGCGCGCACTGCCCGAACGGATCGCCGCTGCTGCGCGAAGCAACGGCTGCCAGAGCGTCGCCTTCACCTACAACGACCCGGTGATCTTCGCGGAGTACGCCATCGATACCGCGGTCGCATGTCGCGAGCAGGGAGTGAAGAGCGTCGCGGTCAGCGCCGGCTACATCAGCGACCTCGCGCGGGAACCGTTCTTCGCCGCGATGGACGCCGCGAACATCGACCTCAAGGCTTTCACCGAGCGCTTCTACCAGAAGCTCTGCTTCGCGGAGCTGGGCCCGGTGCTGGATACGCTGCGCTACATCAAACACGAGACGCGCTGTTGGCTAGAAGTCACCACGCTGCTCATCCCCGGAGAGAACGACTCCGAAGGCGAGGTAGAACAGCTCGCAGGCTGGGTGTACGAGCACCTCGGCGCCGACGTTCCGCTGCACTTCTCTGCCTTTCATCCCGACTACAAGCTCACCGGGCCTGAGCGTACCCCCGCGGAAACGTGTCTAAGGGCCAGAGATCAGGCCAAGGCCATCGGCCTCCACCATGTGTACTGCGGTAATATCCATCAACCCGAGAGCCAGTCGACGTACTGCCCCAGGTGCCAGGCGCGACTCATCGAGCGCGACTGGTACGCGCTTGGGGAGTACGCAGTCGCCAGCGGCGACGAAGCCACCGGAGCCTGCTCCCATTGCGGTGAACCCATCGCGGGTCGCTTCGCCACCGAAGCTGGAGCCTGGGGACGCCGGCGGCTGCCGATTCGTATTGAGTGA